The Punica granatum isolate Tunisia-2019 chromosome 4, ASM765513v2, whole genome shotgun sequence sequence ATAGTCTGCAAAATCAGCGAAGCCCACAGCTTTCAATTCATGCACGAATTGATCTCAACCTTATCATTAGAAATCTTGATCTTTACGCATTTATATTTGACATTGACGTTTTTTGTTTTATCCTCCTTTTGTCCTTAATTtagtattattttgaaaaactgTTTTCCTTTCTAACTCACCCAATATACAATTAGCTTCTTAATTACTTCATCCATCTTGCACCTGTCTACATAAAATACAGTTCTCGTCGATCAAGTCGCCTCTATCAGacaaacataaataaataaacatatgtataaataaaagtaattaggGACATGGGTATCTTTGATTATACCTAAAAGTATACTTTTAAGAGCTGCCAAAGAGACAGGATAATAATGGAGCTTTATATAATGTGTAATTAAATCGCAAAAATCTCCAAATTGTGTGTGAACTCAAATATATGCTCGTCTCTTCAAACCCCtaaatgaattaattttcaagATTAACTTTAGGAGTTTAGGAAAATGGctagtaaataaaaatttgagtCCTTGAAATTGTATCACAATTATGTACACGACAAGCTCAATTATCGCGACATACATACATAATAAAGTTCCCATTCCCATTGATCATATTGAATGTTCCATAGGAAACGATGACATAAGGGAAAGATCAACAATGAACTTCAACCCCAAATCAACCTTTTCATTTCTCCTCCTATGTGTTAAATTAGCCGGAAAAGCTTGTTGGAAACCGCCCGGAATATGCATCTGACACAATGATGTTATTAAGTCCGAACGATTGCACATCGGAGTTATTTGAATACTCAtacaagaaattattattccCAGAGGGCGGCGGAGGCAGCTTGCTTTTCCGACGACCCGCTCCAATGGGCACGTTCCTCAGGGCCCCGCCGGCAGTCCAGTATCTCTGGCAACCTCGGCAGAAGTGACGAGGCTGATTGACGTTGTAGTTGTTGAAGTAGCAGAATTTGGTGTCCATGCTGTTGCATCTAGGGCACGGGATAATCTTGTTCGGTCTCTTCATCTCCTCTACGGCCTGTTGATGTTGATGGCGATGATGACGATGATCATCGGCTAACAATGTTGAATTTGACTCCTCATCCTTCACTGTGGCTTGTTGTCTTCCTTGCAGTTTTATTGTGGTGCCAAAGAGTTTGATGTTTGTGGCTTCTTTTCCTCCATGGACAGCTTCCGCCATGGCAGAGGGCAAAGACAGATTAGAAGATAGAGAGATTGGATCTtcagagagagaaaagggacaagagagagatgaggcgagagagagagagagagagagagtttctAATATGGTTTTGGGATGTCAAGTAGggtggtatatatatatatatacatagagaAAGTCCAAGGAATCTAGATATGACTTGGAAATTGTAATAAAGAAATGGGACTCGATCTCCATGTGCCttgtataaattttatttctcgGCGCGGTATTCGTATGCATAATTtcttagattttttttctattttattaatttttatctaCTTCTGGCTGAGTGCACTGATTGTTGAAgatatcttcttcctctttttcaGTAAATTCAAATTATCTCGAGATGATAGAaatatgattattttattttaccatATATGCCATCTTTTTGTTGGTTTTATAATACTTACTTTGATGAGTaacccgaaaaaaaaactgaTAATATTTCAATAGGAAAATAGTATAAAGGGAAAAATACAGTTTTTTATCCTATATGTTTAACCTTCGGTCAGTTTTGATCCTCTAAGTTTTAATAGTGCCGAATTAGTCTCATATGTTTATTTCATAAGACAATATTGGTCCATTTCATAACTTACAGGACCAAAAacgtctttcttttttaaaatttataagatcatattttaattgaaagtcAACTTATATgatcaaaaatatctttttcaaaacttataggaTCGAATTTGTCATATAGAGTAAACGTATAAGACTGATTCGGCAGTTTTAAatcttaaaaattatatatatatatatatatatatatattgagacaCATCcattaacttaaaattttaatactaTACCAGTTAAATATGAATACAATTATTCGTTTCGTTATTtgcattaaattaaaatttaggcGGGTCTGAAAGAATATGCCAATATCATATAGTAGAATCATGTGGTTTATTGTTGCAATATATGGtcctttttgaaattttatttaataaatttacgCATGGCAGATAAAGTGCAGAATACCGGTCGGGAAAGAATACAAGCGACGGCCGCCACCAAAACAGGCTGATGGCGTAAAAAAGCAAATGATGAGCTTTTTGTCCACATCATTACTCCACGTCACCAATTCCTAAAGCTTTTAGAAATCCATTTGTGGGCCCCGCTTCCAGGTAAGTTGCTCATAAAGTGTCGAACTTTCAAATGAATGGGCTTAATAATTAAGGAGCATAAAAAATGAACTATTGGTCGTtcttaataaaaaaggaaggataaattaacataaaagttatatacatatatatatatatatgttttacgAAATATTGTCCTCAAttctatttaaaataattattgctTGCTAGTGGTTCTGACTTCGGAGCACCATATTATATAACTTTCTTTATTGGtataaaaaaagtttattgATCTAGTAAAGGAATAGGAGGAAATATAAAGAAGCCATAAGAGGTTGTACCTGTAAGAATCAAATGAAGACTCTCTTAGATTCGTGTTGACGACGAACATTATTATAAGTTTGATTCTCataatatttgtatttattttttctatgaGCAATATCTCGAATTTAAGAatactcttttcttttttagtccTGAACTGCCAAATTTTTTATGGCCGCAAAAATATGTGGTGGGTGTGTGCCTATGcatctttttatttcttttgcttttgttgAAAGAACTTCCTTTCGAATAGAACATTAGCACTTTGAATATGCCATTATCGATGATCGTGGTTCGGCTCTTTCAAGAAACTTTGATATCTATCCATCTTAAAAGGGATATGATGATCCTAGTACAAATGTATGTGGTAAGGGTGTATTTACTATTATTACTCGTGACgacttataatatatttgttcaatcaaattataaagtagaagtaaaatattttgaggaATGAAAAGCGTTAAAGGCATGGCCGGATTAGGTCAAACAGGTAGAGATACGGTATCATCTTCTCCACTAAATCATAATTCTCGACTTTATAGATATAAAAggataaaaagtttttttcttttttaatgggATAATGTGTTTAGACTTTAAGGTCATACTCATCCCATAAAGTcgtcttcttttttccccctttcttGGTCAAACCCATAAAAAGTTTGATGCTTATAATTAAGCTGTTGCCCTTCATTTTAGGATTTTAAGGTAATACTCATCCCATAaagtcttcttttttttttttcgtaaaaccctaaaaccctaaaaagataataataattaaaggagggagagagagattatGAATAATAATGAATCCTCAAATCGAGGCTCTCAAATATATTATGtactttctcttctcttttccaatatcttaataatttttatatatattgcaatTGTTAGTAgaatatgaataataataaattaaagggGCTACTTTCATATATAGAAGAATCTCATTAGATCAATGAAAAAGTATCCTCGTTTTTGTAGCAATTTAATATTGTAGATAAATAATTAAGCATTTGTCTTTGTTTTTGTTTGTCGAAAGAGGCACATTTTCTTTAGGTTTGCATTGCTTTGGAAGTCTCCTttgttaattaataaattattttgaagaATATATTGGCGAATATAATTATAGAGATACCCTATCTTTTGCTGATTTGAGCTCTCAGTTTTATTATATACTCTATAGGACGAAAGGGGCATAGTTTAATGGGAGAATTGATTTTGAAAGCTGCCAAACTTGTTCCCTGGATCAACTTTATGGGGCAGAATtcgatttgatttgatttctaCCTCCCATTATTCATTTTTATACCACGAGAtttcactctcttttttttttggataatttagtacattttatttcaatataaaCAAACGTTCAAATGTTTACATGAACACCTTAAGACAACTCAAAGACTCGACACCAATAGAAAGAATACAAATAAACTCCTAAGATATCAACGGATATAGCAGAGACTATAAAAAAAGACAAGATTTCacataaaaatttcatattctAAAGTTTACACTACACcgaattataatatatatataaccagtTGTTGATTGAGTGGTAAGTGTCAATCCAGTAAGGAGGAGAAcgtaaattcaaattttggaaGCACATTTATTGAGAGGATGAGTAATTTTAATACTTTGTTTGGATATGAGAGAAATCGAGGGAAACTGtgggaggggaaaaaaaattgccatACAGATTTCAATCCCGTCCC is a genomic window containing:
- the LOC116202535 gene encoding dof zinc finger protein DOF1.5, coding for MAEAVHGGKEATNIKLFGTTIKLQGRQQATVKDEESNSTLLADDHRHHRHQHQQAVEEMKRPNKIIPCPRCNSMDTKFCYFNNYNVNQPRHFCRGCQRYWTAGGALRNVPIGAGRRKSKLPPPPSGNNNFLYEYSNNSDVQSFGLNNIIVSDAYSGRFPTSFSG